The Candidatus Zixiibacteriota bacterium genome window below encodes:
- a CDS encoding capsule assembly Wzi family protein, whose translation MLKDIRMILKTICLIFGLLLLLSAISIGQIIFPPGNSIFDFDYLRQYRTGIIQNNWNLLPPSGPFTIRDFTQSSSLSSGAIQALNVVDENEINFFAIGGERYQANKSEHGQALPYIMGGFTHRPGKNFGLVSHFVLDRVKALDPDYTGKKYRGLAGNLETAVLSFENENVIAILGRTRLFWGPQRINLLLSSTAEPIDLLLAGYRRGRINFQFLFARLDGSSPDSVDIMRLPDRTFEDNRYLAGHRLDIRLHKRLRVGLFETVLYGGEGRPPELYYLNPLQFFHSAQLNEDSDDNTIIGGDFTFLPGKGFSVYGQLLIDDFQIDDKSQGDQEPNEIGLMAGLFRAGQTGSINPDIKAEYVRITNRTYHQRDPKNRYLFRNKLLGHPLGPDADSISIKIRFWPSNNFFAEIETAYRRRGEGSIFTPWDEPWLDAEGDYSEPFPTDIVEKSGLIAVRAQGYLPFSSYTKNHLFILLDAGLADIENYQNQSGINKTTSYFHISLSWLGFTKLNIAE comes from the coding sequence CTTTCCGCGATTTCAATCGGTCAAATTATATTTCCGCCTGGAAATAGTATTTTTGATTTTGATTATCTAAGACAATATCGAACCGGCATTATTCAAAATAACTGGAATCTTCTTCCCCCCTCGGGACCTTTCACAATCAGAGATTTTACACAATCGTCTTCTTTATCAAGCGGTGCGATCCAGGCTTTGAATGTCGTCGATGAAAACGAAATTAATTTCTTTGCCATCGGCGGTGAACGATATCAAGCTAATAAATCAGAACACGGGCAAGCCCTGCCCTATATCATGGGCGGATTCACGCATCGTCCGGGTAAAAACTTTGGTCTTGTTTCTCATTTTGTCCTCGACCGCGTCAAGGCTTTGGATCCTGATTATACCGGAAAGAAATACCGGGGTTTGGCCGGGAATCTGGAAACGGCGGTTTTGAGTTTTGAAAACGAAAATGTAATCGCCATCCTCGGCCGCACCCGTCTTTTCTGGGGACCGCAAAGAATAAATCTGCTATTATCGAGCACGGCCGAACCGATCGATTTGCTTTTGGCGGGATACCGCCGGGGGCGAATTAATTTTCAATTCTTATTCGCCCGCCTCGACGGCAGTTCTCCCGATAGTGTCGATATTATGCGTTTGCCCGACCGGACGTTTGAAGATAATCGTTATCTCGCCGGACATAGATTAGATATCCGGTTGCACAAACGGCTGAGAGTGGGATTATTCGAGACAGTTCTTTATGGCGGGGAAGGCCGACCCCCGGAATTGTATTATCTGAACCCGCTTCAGTTTTTTCATTCGGCCCAGTTAAACGAGGACTCCGACGACAATACTATTATCGGAGGAGATTTTACTTTCCTGCCCGGTAAAGGATTTAGTGTTTACGGTCAGTTATTGATTGATGATTTCCAGATTGACGATAAATCTCAAGGCGACCAGGAACCGAATGAAATCGGCCTCATGGCCGGTCTGTTTCGAGCGGGCCAAACCGGCTCTATTAATCCCGATATAAAAGCTGAATATGTCCGCATCACCAATCGAACTTATCACCAACGCGATCCCAAAAATCGCTACCTATTCCGCAATAAACTATTAGGCCACCCTCTGGGTCCCGACGCCGATTCAATTTCGATTAAAATCAGATTCTGGCCCTCAAATAATTTCTTTGCCGAAATTGAGACCGCTTATCGCCGCCGGGGCGAAGGCTCTATCTTTACACCATGGGATGAACCCTGGCTTGATGCTGAAGGGGATTACTCCGAACCGTTCCCAACCGACATTGTCGAAAAATCCGGTTTGATAGCCGTTCGGGCTCAGGGGTATTTACCCTTTTCATCTTATACGAAAAACCATTTATTTATCTTACTTGACGCGGGACTGGCTGACATTGAGAATTATCAAAATCAATCGGGTATCAATAAAACTACATCGTATTTTCACATAAGTCTCAGTTGGCTGGGATTTACCAAATTAAATATCGCCGAATAA